One genomic window of Luteitalea pratensis includes the following:
- a CDS encoding YceI family protein produces the protein MTLTFNHTKLLASLVAALTFLAGAVFGQESPVVVSSAKVTISGTSTVLDWSATTNDARTRNVNVTKDLPGGDFFWVGVIQPGAVQSFEVVVPVAALKSDRDEFTADMHAALKADLHPDIVFTLSRMEKKAGGALAFGTLRVAGVEKEISLPLATTLRNGKLLVQGSVDLLMTDFGIAPPTAMMGVLKTDPKVTIRFETMLAKPTT, from the coding sequence ATGACACTCACCTTCAACCATACGAAACTGCTCGCGAGCCTCGTGGCCGCCCTGACCTTCCTGGCTGGCGCGGTGTTCGGCCAGGAGTCTCCGGTCGTCGTCTCGAGCGCCAAGGTCACGATCTCGGGCACGTCCACGGTGCTCGACTGGAGCGCCACCACCAACGACGCGAGGACACGCAACGTCAACGTCACCAAGGATCTGCCTGGCGGCGACTTCTTCTGGGTGGGCGTGATCCAGCCTGGAGCGGTGCAGTCGTTCGAGGTGGTCGTGCCCGTCGCGGCGCTGAAGTCCGATCGCGACGAGTTCACGGCCGACATGCACGCGGCACTCAAGGCCGACCTTCATCCCGACATCGTCTTCACGCTCTCGCGCATGGAGAAGAAGGCAGGCGGCGCGCTGGCCTTCGGCACCCTGCGGGTGGCTGGCGTCGAAAAGGAAATCTCCCTGCCGCTCGCGACGACGCTGCGCAACGGCAAGCTGCTGGTTCAGGGAAGCGTGGACCTACTGATGACCGACTTCGGCATCGCGCCGCCGACCGCGATGATGGGCGTGCTCAAGACCGATCCGAAGGTCACCATCCGGTTCGAGACGATGCTGGCCAAGCCGACGACCTAG
- a CDS encoding GNAT family N-acetyltransferase has translation MLIRPATDADVSALNALVTAVSRERAYLGSTEGFTLEQTQGYIAHLRQSNGIALVAIDGDRLLGWIDIARGPFEGLTHYGRLGMGVAPDSRGQGLGRLLLERALDEGFGMGLDRIELEVFASNVRAVELYRRTGFVEEGNRRSARKLDGVYDDILMFGLLRHEWRTAG, from the coding sequence ATGCTGATTCGGCCAGCGACTGACGCGGACGTGTCGGCCCTGAACGCGCTCGTAACGGCGGTGTCTCGCGAGCGCGCCTACCTCGGCTCCACGGAGGGCTTTACGCTCGAGCAGACGCAGGGCTACATCGCCCACCTGCGCCAATCGAACGGCATCGCGCTGGTGGCCATCGACGGCGACCGACTCCTCGGCTGGATCGACATCGCGCGCGGCCCGTTCGAGGGCCTGACCCACTACGGCCGACTGGGCATGGGCGTGGCGCCGGACTCGAGGGGCCAGGGCCTCGGGCGGCTCCTGCTGGAGCGGGCCCTCGACGAAGGCTTCGGGATGGGACTCGACCGCATCGAACTCGAAGTATTCGCGTCCAACGTGCGAGCCGTGGAGTTGTACCGGCGGACCGGGTTCGTCGAGGAGGGGAATCGTCGCAGTGCACGGAAGCTGGATGGCGTGTACGACGACATCCTGATGTTCGGCTTGCTGCGTCACGAATGGCGGACCGCGGGGTAA
- a CDS encoding alkaline phosphatase, which yields MRHTLALLFALLVALMTPALAEAATAIRIMPPDGGVLAAGQLVDIRVEASAAGGAAPAGLRVWVDGVEWTSRNDPGAQDGAAAGTTNFLARRFSRSTAGPLVIKATTADGASAESHLQVEAWAAPKRTGRPRARNIILFLGDGMGASHRTAARIVSRGVHNGKAAGRLAMDTLEVTGQVMTGSLNAVITDSSPGMASYVTGQKNANNQEGVFPDNTADFFDNPRIEYFGEILRRTRGPGFNVGIVTTADLTDSTPAANAAHTSSRFAGPGVAAEFFDERKTNGVTVLMGGGANHFSGKAGGGTRPDNRNLIGEFAAAGYQTLRNGSDVRAVIAPSRPAPKAILGLFHQSHMVVAFDKVGAGRYSDELALEKNAAYRDTPMLEDMTSAAIKSLSTYSPAGFYLMVEGASIDKRSHAADSERVIWDTIEFDRAVAVALEFAKGTNSDKDPDNDTLVIVTADHDCGGMAIIGVGNEHYVPSIMGKAVRDYAGVFRFLPEQVLPFTPNYVLDERGFPVDPNPSRKLLLGWAAATDHFENWTADREQSEAAVHEKKDDGRLVAVANPARAKKGDIPGFLVAGTIENGETPCPDAGGCPADTASNGHTFAGHTATDVPLSATGPGAWQFTGVYENSDVLLKLLRASAGTYAAR from the coding sequence ATGCGCCACACCCTCGCGCTGCTCTTCGCGCTACTCGTCGCACTCATGACGCCGGCCCTCGCCGAGGCTGCCACCGCAATCCGCATCATGCCCCCCGATGGCGGCGTCCTCGCCGCCGGGCAATTGGTTGACATCCGGGTCGAGGCTTCTGCAGCCGGCGGAGCGGCGCCGGCAGGCCTCCGGGTCTGGGTGGACGGCGTCGAATGGACGTCACGCAACGATCCGGGCGCCCAGGACGGCGCGGCGGCCGGCACCACCAATTTCCTGGCGCGTCGCTTCAGCCGCAGCACGGCCGGCCCCCTGGTGATCAAGGCCACGACCGCCGACGGCGCGTCGGCCGAGTCGCACCTGCAGGTCGAGGCCTGGGCCGCGCCAAAGCGGACCGGCCGCCCGCGCGCGCGCAACATCATCCTGTTCCTCGGTGATGGCATGGGTGCGTCGCATCGGACGGCGGCGCGCATCGTGTCGCGTGGCGTCCACAACGGCAAGGCCGCGGGCCGGCTGGCGATGGACACGCTGGAAGTGACCGGACAGGTGATGACCGGCTCCCTCAATGCGGTGATCACCGACTCCTCGCCTGGCATGGCCTCCTACGTGACCGGCCAGAAGAACGCCAACAACCAGGAAGGCGTGTTCCCCGACAACACTGCCGATTTCTTCGACAACCCCCGCATCGAGTATTTCGGCGAGATCCTGCGCCGCACCCGCGGCCCCGGCTTCAACGTCGGCATCGTGACCACCGCCGACCTCACCGATTCCACGCCCGCGGCCAATGCGGCACACACATCGAGCCGGTTCGCGGGACCGGGTGTCGCCGCGGAGTTCTTCGACGAGCGCAAGACCAACGGCGTGACCGTGCTGATGGGCGGGGGCGCGAACCACTTCTCGGGCAAGGCAGGTGGCGGAACCCGGCCGGACAACCGCAACCTGATCGGGGAATTCGCCGCCGCCGGCTATCAGACGCTGCGCAACGGGAGCGACGTGCGGGCCGTCATCGCGCCGTCACGGCCGGCGCCCAAGGCCATCCTCGGCCTGTTCCACCAGTCGCACATGGTCGTTGCGTTCGACAAGGTGGGTGCAGGCCGCTACAGCGACGAACTGGCGCTCGAGAAGAACGCGGCCTACCGCGACACGCCGATGCTCGAGGACATGACCAGCGCGGCGATCAAGTCGCTCTCGACGTATTCACCAGCCGGCTTCTACCTGATGGTAGAAGGCGCGTCCATCGACAAGCGCTCGCACGCCGCGGACTCTGAACGGGTCATCTGGGACACGATCGAATTCGATCGCGCCGTCGCCGTTGCCCTCGAGTTCGCGAAGGGGACCAACAGCGACAAGGACCCCGACAACGACACCCTCGTCATCGTCACAGCCGACCACGACTGCGGCGGCATGGCCATCATTGGCGTCGGCAACGAGCACTATGTGCCGTCGATCATGGGCAAGGCCGTGCGCGACTACGCCGGCGTGTTCCGATTCCTGCCCGAGCAGGTGCTGCCCTTCACCCCGAACTACGTCCTCGACGAACGCGGCTTCCCGGTGGACCCGAACCCCTCGCGCAAGCTGCTGCTCGGCTGGGCAGCCGCGACGGATCATTTCGAGAACTGGACCGCCGACCGTGAACAGTCAGAGGCCGCCGTCCACGAGAAGAAGGACGACGGACGTCTGGTGGCGGTGGCCAATCCCGCCAGGGCGAAGAAGGGCGACATCCCGGGGTTCCTCGTCGCCGGCACGATCGAGAACGGCGAGACGCCCTGTCCTGATGCGGGTGGCTGCCCCGCCGACACGGCGTCCAACGGGCACACGTTTGCCGGGCACACCGCCACCGACGTGCCGCTCTCGGCGACCGGCCCCGGGGCGTGGCAGTTCACGGGTGTCTACGAGAACAGCGACGTGCTGCTGAAGCTCCTGCGCGCCAGCGCCGGAACCTACGCCGCCCGCTGA
- a CDS encoding alkaline phosphatase, whose translation MKKVLVAILLAPALLSAQSRAKNVVLFLADAGGIPTITAASLHATGVSRGLFIQKMPNIALSDTSTASQIVTDSAAGMTAIVTGYKTHNGVISQSADTVRGKTDGAPLKTILEYAEEHGLSTGLVTNDSLTGATPSALYAHANERAQSALIFQQAFAPRFGDGVDVMIGPGRAAITKSLAAAGTDLDTIATRTKRPIHAALSDVPADARRAIVMLDSSAFDLEEAVLAAQRILSRNKKGYFLMVEGDTHTDNVRVGLDRMVALDKTVARMASVVGRDTLLVFTADHSFDIALRGGLLGKPLLDGLEAEQAKAAEEKRRNIRIPAVRMDNGHAGEPVMIAAMGPGADRVRGYMLNTDIFKVMMQAFGWKADDAVPQTAQR comes from the coding sequence ATGAAGAAGGTGCTCGTCGCGATCCTGCTCGCCCCCGCCCTGTTGTCCGCCCAAAGCCGGGCCAAGAATGTGGTGCTGTTCCTTGCCGATGCCGGCGGCATCCCCACGATCACGGCGGCCAGCCTCCATGCCACCGGCGTCTCGCGCGGCCTGTTCATCCAGAAGATGCCCAACATCGCCCTGTCGGACACGTCGACGGCGTCCCAGATCGTCACCGACTCGGCGGCAGGGATGACCGCGATCGTCACGGGGTACAAGACGCACAACGGCGTCATCTCGCAGTCGGCCGACACGGTGCGCGGCAAGACCGATGGCGCGCCGCTCAAGACGATCCTCGAGTACGCCGAGGAGCACGGCCTTTCGACCGGATTGGTCACCAATGACTCGCTGACGGGAGCCACCCCCTCGGCGCTGTACGCGCACGCGAACGAACGGGCGCAGAGCGCACTGATCTTCCAGCAGGCGTTCGCCCCCCGTTTCGGTGACGGCGTCGACGTGATGATCGGGCCCGGCCGCGCGGCCATCACGAAGTCGCTCGCTGCTGCCGGCACCGACCTCGACACGATCGCGACGCGCACGAAGCGGCCCATCCATGCCGCGCTGTCGGACGTGCCAGCCGACGCCAGGCGCGCCATCGTGATGCTGGATTCCTCGGCCTTCGATCTCGAGGAGGCCGTGTTGGCGGCGCAGCGCATCCTGTCGCGCAACAAGAAGGGGTACTTCCTGATGGTCGAAGGCGATACGCACACCGACAACGTGCGTGTCGGCCTCGACCGGATGGTGGCCCTCGACAAGACGGTCGCGCGGATGGCGAGCGTCGTGGGGCGCGACACGCTGTTGGTGTTCACGGCGGACCACTCGTTCGACATCGCGCTGCGTGGCGGCCTGCTGGGGAAGCCACTGCTCGACGGCCTCGAGGCCGAGCAGGCGAAGGCGGCGGAGGAGAAGCGGCGTAACATCCGCATCCCCGCGGTACGCATGGACAACGGCCACGCCGGCGAACCGGTGATGATCGCGGCAATGGGCCCAGGCGCCGATCGTGTCCGCGGCTACATGCTGAACACCGACATCTTCAAGGTCATGATGCAGGCCTTCGGCTGGAAGGCCGACGACGCCGTCCCGCAGACCGCGCAGCGCTGA
- a CDS encoding D-2-hydroxyacid dehydrogenase, producing MRNADFRVRLRQGSGGRVVRQALVLSLAVSVLAPGRVASAQPPDASQTERMIADLGLREAATPLSASPQWRKPARVLVRNLTPDRKTWLQEVAPGVELVNADTTSDARAAAATADAVLGFCEEAVLAQSPSVRWVQTYDAGVERCLTSDVFRQRGIVLTNMQRIAGPVMAEHVMALVLAHARGLAGYLMAQREGKWERGVNAANWTFNALSDGEQPAFTLAGKTILIVGYGGVGSETAKRAQAFGMRIIAIRNSKADLPPGVTKMGLPADLPTYVKEADIVVDTLPLTAETRGMFDAAIFGAMKKTAFFVNVGRGGTVVTEALMKALQDGGIGGAGLDVVDPEPVPEGHPLWKTPRLILTPHVSADSDVDEDVRWLLIRENLRRFVAGGKMLSVVDATRGY from the coding sequence ATGCGTAACGCCGATTTCCGCGTCCGCCTTCGCCAGGGCTCCGGCGGACGAGTCGTGCGGCAGGCGCTCGTCCTGTCGCTGGCCGTGTCCGTGCTCGCCCCGGGGCGCGTCGCATCCGCGCAACCGCCCGATGCCTCGCAAACCGAGCGGATGATCGCCGACCTCGGCCTGCGCGAGGCCGCCACGCCGCTCAGCGCCTCACCGCAGTGGCGCAAGCCGGCCCGCGTGCTGGTGCGCAACCTGACGCCGGATCGCAAGACGTGGCTCCAGGAAGTCGCGCCCGGTGTCGAACTCGTCAATGCCGACACGACCTCCGATGCGCGTGCTGCAGCCGCGACCGCGGATGCGGTCCTGGGCTTCTGCGAGGAGGCGGTCCTCGCGCAGAGCCCCAGTGTCCGCTGGGTGCAGACCTACGACGCCGGCGTCGAGCGTTGCCTGACCAGCGACGTCTTCCGCCAGCGTGGCATCGTCCTCACCAACATGCAGCGGATCGCCGGTCCCGTGATGGCCGAGCACGTGATGGCGCTGGTGCTGGCCCACGCCCGCGGGCTCGCCGGTTACCTGATGGCGCAGCGCGAGGGGAAGTGGGAGCGCGGCGTGAACGCCGCCAACTGGACGTTCAACGCCTTGTCGGATGGCGAGCAGCCGGCGTTCACACTGGCGGGCAAGACCATCCTGATCGTCGGCTACGGGGGCGTCGGGAGTGAAACCGCCAAGCGGGCGCAGGCGTTCGGCATGCGCATCATCGCCATCCGCAACAGCAAGGCCGACCTCCCGCCCGGCGTCACGAAGATGGGCCTGCCCGCCGACCTGCCCACCTATGTCAAGGAGGCCGACATCGTCGTGGACACGTTGCCGCTGACGGCCGAGACCCGCGGCATGTTCGACGCGGCGATTTTCGGGGCGATGAAGAAGACGGCCTTCTTCGTCAACGTCGGGCGCGGCGGCACCGTCGTGACCGAGGCCCTGATGAAGGCGTTGCAGGACGGCGGCATCGGCGGCGCAGGACTCGACGTGGTCGATCCCGAGCCGGTGCCCGAGGGACACCCGCTCTGGAAGACGCCCCGGCTCATCCTGACGCCGCATGTATCGGCCGACTCCGACGTCGACGAGGACGTCCGGTGGCTGCTCATCCGTGAGAACCTGCGCCGCTTCGTCGCCGGCGGCAAGATGCTCTCGGTCGTCGACGCGACTCGAGGGTATTGA
- a CDS encoding sugar phosphate isomerase/epimerase family protein, with protein MHRREFLGTLAATGLAGVPAPGAPEGAAPGTRQPAPGQAELGARRGPTTFQMACMTLPYAAFPIERALEGIKAAGYPYVAWGVTHKDASGQQRPAIDVTAPVSEAAALARRCRDLGLDPVMMFSTVFLEEPEAADAHRRRIAQAAEAKIPYVLTFGRTRPGEYERVIACLKAIGPVARQAGVAVLIKQHGGNTATGAMCSAIIREVGDEGVRMCYDAGNVLDYESHDPIADIATCVGDIRAFAIKDHRDFPKDEDCGPGFGEIDHYRLLTPVMQAGLTMPLVFENIFEPLVRRPATPEGVDALARRVREYVDSVIRGLQAAPAGAA; from the coding sequence ATGCACAGACGGGAGTTCCTGGGCACGCTCGCCGCGACTGGCCTCGCTGGCGTTCCAGCACCGGGTGCGCCTGAGGGCGCGGCACCCGGTACCCGGCAACCGGCACCCGGTCAAGCCGAGCTTGGGGCCAGGCGAGGCCCCACGACCTTCCAGATGGCGTGCATGACGCTGCCATACGCGGCGTTTCCGATCGAGCGGGCGCTCGAGGGGATCAAGGCTGCCGGCTACCCGTACGTCGCGTGGGGCGTGACCCACAAGGATGCGAGTGGCCAGCAACGTCCGGCGATCGACGTCACCGCACCGGTCTCGGAGGCGGCTGCGCTCGCCCGTCGTTGTCGCGACCTCGGACTGGATCCGGTCATGATGTTTTCGACCGTCTTTCTCGAGGAACCCGAAGCCGCCGACGCCCATCGCCGGCGGATCGCGCAGGCCGCGGAAGCGAAGATTCCCTACGTGCTCACATTCGGGCGCACGCGACCAGGCGAGTACGAACGGGTCATCGCGTGCCTGAAAGCGATCGGTCCGGTTGCGCGGCAGGCTGGAGTCGCGGTGCTGATCAAGCAGCATGGCGGCAACACCGCGACAGGTGCGATGTGCTCGGCGATCATCCGCGAAGTCGGCGATGAGGGCGTGCGCATGTGCTACGACGCGGGCAATGTGCTCGACTACGAGAGCCACGACCCGATTGCCGACATTGCGACGTGCGTCGGCGACATCCGCGCCTTCGCGATCAAGGACCACCGTGATTTTCCGAAGGACGAGGACTGTGGGCCCGGATTCGGGGAGATTGATCACTACCGGCTGCTCACGCCCGTGATGCAGGCGGGACTGACGATGCCGTTGGTGTTCGAGAACATCTTCGAACCATTGGTCCGGCGTCCGGCGACGCCCGAGGGTGTGGACGCGCTCGCCCGCCGTGTCAGGGAATACGTGGACAGTGTGATTCGCGGCCTGCAGGCAGCACCTGCCGGTGCCGCGTGA
- a CDS encoding Gfo/Idh/MocA family protein: MTHDLDRRAFLQTGATLAASASLATRAVAQPQVVIPTAPVTGAIATGIIGTGGRGTADLGAVLEHGKVAAVCDVKADRMKAAADVAMRDTPAQYADYRRVLDRKDIEAVVIATPPHLHAEMAVAALQAGKHVYCEKPVAITPASVAQVVKAVKASGKVFIAGQQLRSYKRLGAAVGKIRAGAIGDVLMIKAQRHSESDLSHTGTSADWFFDVEKSGGYLIEMSVHNLDLCNWAIGATPLKAAGFGGILLYKDDPPGRSIMDGYTLSYDYPGGVKLYFTQMVFHPKGLPGGGQFVHVYGQKGACDLMGDTSVYPLDGKAPPAELVPKMEEAPNAHMLAFYECIRGKGTNPADITVGATGALTAIMGHQAITTGKVVEWKTIAGDLS, from the coding sequence GTGACGCACGACCTCGACAGACGCGCCTTCCTCCAGACCGGCGCGACACTGGCCGCCAGCGCATCGCTGGCGACCCGCGCCGTGGCCCAGCCGCAAGTGGTCATCCCCACGGCACCCGTGACGGGAGCCATTGCCACCGGCATCATCGGCACCGGTGGTCGCGGTACCGCCGACCTTGGCGCGGTGCTCGAACACGGCAAGGTCGCAGCGGTGTGCGACGTCAAGGCCGATCGCATGAAGGCGGCGGCCGATGTCGCCATGCGCGACACGCCGGCCCAGTACGCCGATTACCGGCGCGTGCTCGATCGCAAGGACATCGAGGCGGTGGTGATCGCCACGCCGCCGCACCTGCACGCCGAGATGGCCGTGGCGGCGCTGCAGGCCGGCAAGCACGTCTACTGCGAGAAACCGGTCGCGATCACGCCGGCCTCGGTGGCGCAGGTGGTCAAGGCCGTCAAGGCGTCGGGCAAGGTGTTCATCGCGGGACAGCAACTCCGCTCCTACAAGCGGCTCGGCGCCGCAGTGGGCAAGATCCGCGCGGGTGCCATCGGCGACGTGTTGATGATCAAGGCGCAGCGGCACTCCGAATCCGATCTGAGTCACACGGGGACGTCGGCGGACTGGTTCTTCGACGTCGAGAAGTCGGGTGGCTATCTGATCGAGATGTCGGTGCACAACCTCGATCTGTGCAACTGGGCGATCGGCGCGACGCCGTTGAAGGCGGCCGGATTCGGCGGCATCCTCCTCTACAAGGACGACCCGCCGGGGCGTTCGATCATGGATGGCTACACGCTCAGCTACGACTATCCGGGCGGCGTGAAGCTCTATTTCACGCAGATGGTGTTCCATCCGAAAGGCCTGCCCGGCGGCGGCCAGTTCGTGCACGTCTACGGGCAGAAGGGCGCCTGCGACCTGATGGGAGACACGAGCGTCTATCCGCTCGACGGCAAGGCCCCGCCAGCCGAACTCGTGCCGAAGATGGAGGAAGCGCCCAACGCGCACATGCTCGCGTTCTACGAGTGCATCCGCGGCAAGGGCACCAACCCGGCCGACATCACCGTCGGCGCGACCGGCGCGCTGACGGCCATCATGGGCCACCAGGCCATCACCACCGGCAAGGTCGTGGAGTGGAAAACGATCGCGGGCGATCTCTCGTAA
- a CDS encoding sugar phosphate isomerase/epimerase family protein: MTTTSNRRQFLQASVAASAGAAFASLASVGRVAAQAKAPLYKISLAQWSINQPLRKGTMQHLDFAKIAKSCGIEGIEYVNQFFMDKATDAAYLAEMNSRAKGEGVTQVLIMCDNEGRLGDPDAAKRQQAVENHYKWVTAAKTLGCHSIRVNAYSEGTPDEQAKFVADGLHKLCVFADTHGLNVIIENHGGQSSNAKWLMQTIKQADHKRAGTLPDFGNFSISRPTKDKPDAKTESYDSYVGVKEMMPLAKGVSVKPTVWDFHGKSGPLDMPRMMKIVVDAGYHGYCGIEHGAPDHELESIRELREQLEATREQLSKS; this comes from the coding sequence ATGACGACCACCTCCAATCGGCGACAGTTCCTTCAGGCATCCGTGGCAGCATCGGCCGGTGCCGCATTCGCCTCACTCGCGTCAGTGGGTCGCGTTGCCGCGCAGGCAAAGGCGCCGCTCTACAAGATCTCGCTCGCGCAGTGGTCCATCAACCAGCCGCTGCGCAAGGGCACGATGCAGCATCTCGACTTTGCGAAGATCGCGAAATCTTGCGGCATCGAGGGGATCGAGTACGTCAACCAGTTCTTCATGGACAAGGCGACCGACGCGGCCTACCTCGCGGAGATGAACTCCCGCGCGAAAGGTGAGGGCGTGACGCAGGTCCTCATCATGTGCGACAACGAGGGGCGCCTCGGCGATCCGGACGCGGCCAAGCGTCAGCAGGCGGTGGAGAACCACTACAAGTGGGTGACGGCCGCGAAGACGCTCGGTTGCCATTCGATCCGCGTCAATGCCTACAGCGAAGGCACGCCGGACGAACAGGCCAAGTTCGTGGCCGATGGCCTGCACAAGCTCTGCGTCTTTGCAGACACGCATGGGCTCAACGTGATCATCGAGAACCACGGCGGCCAGAGCAGCAACGCCAAGTGGCTCATGCAGACGATCAAGCAGGCCGACCACAAGCGTGCCGGCACGCTGCCAGACTTCGGCAACTTCTCCATCTCCCGCCCGACGAAGGACAAACCGGACGCGAAGACGGAAAGCTACGACTCGTACGTCGGCGTCAAGGAGATGATGCCGCTCGCCAAGGGCGTGAGCGTGAAGCCGACGGTGTGGGACTTCCACGGCAAGAGCGGTCCCCTCGACATGCCCAGGATGATGAAGATCGTCGTCGATGCCGGCTACCACGGCTACTGCGGCATCGAGCACGGTGCCCCCGACCATGAGCTGGAGAGCATCCGGGAACTGCGCGAGCAACTCGAGGCCACGCGCGAGCAGCTGTCCAAATCGTAG
- a CDS encoding M14 family zinc carboxypeptidase, which produces MPAVLRRRPILSCALFWSAIVTSTDARQPAASVAPAPDLAYIDSSIENGSPVWYERLDDGAWRVHLLYDHERDSPNRAAGHLHVRLAGKPGARLTLEIANLDNVWNGRPGSVAPELKTVAISADGQQWTTVPTDALPGDRVRVTLTMPGETLYVARMQPYRLSDLERLLARVRTSPHASHRTIGQSAQGRPLEIIRIGNEAAPGTRNPAPGVHRVFVRARAHPWEAGSNWVAEGLIERLLRNDADAKRWRERYVLYVLPMANKDGVARGGTRFNVNGKDLNRNWDRPADPSLVPENAALERWLEEMIAAGRKPDLAIELHNDGRGLLHLSRPPVPGLDVHLAKMARLEALLRARTWFTEGHTDGEFRNSGTLGDGWLERYGIDALVHELNANWIEGLKSHTSAAHWQAYGAALARVFEEYFADR; this is translated from the coding sequence GTGCCTGCCGTCCTCCGGCGCCGTCCGATATTGAGTTGCGCCCTGTTCTGGTCAGCAATCGTCACCAGCACTGACGCGCGTCAACCAGCGGCGTCCGTCGCGCCGGCACCAGACCTGGCCTACATCGACTCGAGCATCGAAAACGGCTCGCCGGTCTGGTACGAGCGCCTCGACGACGGCGCCTGGCGGGTGCACCTGCTCTACGACCACGAGCGGGATTCCCCGAACCGGGCCGCGGGACACCTCCACGTGCGCCTGGCGGGGAAACCGGGGGCGCGGCTCACGCTGGAGATCGCCAACCTGGACAACGTGTGGAACGGGCGCCCCGGCTCTGTTGCACCAGAACTGAAGACGGTGGCGATTTCGGCCGACGGCCAGCAGTGGACGACCGTGCCGACCGACGCGCTCCCGGGCGATCGTGTCCGCGTCACGCTGACGATGCCGGGCGAGACGCTGTATGTCGCCCGCATGCAGCCGTATCGGCTGTCCGATCTGGAGCGCCTCCTGGCCAGGGTCCGCACCTCGCCGCACGCCTCGCACAGGACGATTGGACAGTCGGCACAAGGGCGTCCACTTGAGATCATCCGCATCGGCAACGAAGCCGCACCCGGCACCCGGAACCCGGCACCCGGTGTCCATCGCGTGTTCGTGCGGGCGCGGGCACACCCGTGGGAAGCGGGCAGCAACTGGGTCGCAGAGGGCCTGATCGAGCGCCTGCTGCGAAACGACGCGGACGCAAAACGCTGGCGTGAACGCTACGTGCTGTACGTCCTGCCGATGGCCAACAAGGACGGCGTCGCGCGTGGCGGAACTCGCTTCAACGTCAACGGCAAGGACCTGAATCGCAACTGGGACCGGCCCGCCGACCCGTCACTCGTACCGGAGAACGCCGCCCTCGAGCGTTGGCTCGAGGAGATGATCGCCGCGGGACGCAAACCGGATCTCGCGATCGAACTGCACAACGACGGGCGCGGGTTGCTCCATCTGAGTCGGCCGCCGGTGCCGGGACTGGACGTCCATCTCGCGAAGATGGCCCGCCTCGAAGCGCTGCTCCGGGCCCGGACCTGGTTCACCGAAGGGCACACCGACGGCGAGTTCCGCAACAGCGGCACCCTCGGCGATGGCTGGCTGGAGCGGTACGGCATCGACGCGCTGGTGCACGAGCTGAACGCCAACTGGATCGAGGGGCTGAAGTCTCACACGTCGGCGGCGCATTGGCAGGCGTACGGGGCGGCACTCGCGCGCGTGTTCGAGGAATACTTCGCCGATCGCTGA